The following proteins are co-located in the Siansivirga zeaxanthinifaciens CC-SAMT-1 genome:
- a CDS encoding T9SS type A sorting domain-containing protein — protein sequence MKKITFFITVLLTTIHFVNAQQTTVTSFNTLIKSNHNFGITNPLINATTPSPMTYDPSQVDALGAAFSIDYTNEPGTTGFDGYPSGTVGGFKVSGTYYPGNVAACGMPVQIKDLTHNLRFNWKTSQENISAGAKWWATINVIFDNGTANSEPDPTTRDYDLVIQNVSYENDDFTDRGPTNPSGSQYWYFAREKTGIDPVTNLKPLKFFEIYIDGVLYKFAVRYKFFTASSGTKSDKVHLKFIPLDNIKMPYFDHSLKKFIDCTKDYIQYIDLPETADEIILAHQKVALDDLWIKSISAGYEVYLGSMTLRNDYFYTTIDNTAPDALTNLSGVNQSGEAVLNWDASTNPALDTSTLYRSENGGPYSVIASDLRTNTYTDNTVSNQNYSYYVTATDRSYQESMASNIVNVNFSSSSLVSTTFTTVDDAHVRIGSNAGDNYGSTGNMQLRETTNIDGTRQAFLKFDLSSIDNVVSAVLRLRNTGANTGTVDLNRVANDSWFENTITWNNQPDIGDKIGTYQFDAIGNFDMDVTTYVNLEIQGDKIVSFALNNASAFMTVSSKDSTTDPAPQLIVVYNQGTTLAVKEFSESDIVVYPNPTSSKVNFTIKNPDLKTGTVEVFDSLGRLVQQSRILNSNMSLELNGLPGIYFVKIKNGVRILTKRVIKQ from the coding sequence TTGAAAAAGATTACTTTTTTTATTACTGTATTACTAACTACAATTCATTTTGTTAACGCACAACAAACTACAGTAACTAGTTTTAATACCTTAATTAAGTCGAATCATAATTTTGGAATAACAAATCCCCTAATTAATGCTACGACACCATCACCAATGACCTACGATCCGTCACAGGTTGATGCGCTTGGAGCTGCTTTTAGCATAGACTATACCAACGAACCCGGTACAACAGGTTTTGATGGCTACCCAAGTGGAACTGTAGGTGGTTTTAAAGTTAGCGGAACCTATTATCCTGGTAATGTGGCTGCTTGTGGTATGCCGGTACAAATTAAAGATTTAACCCATAATCTTAGATTTAATTGGAAAACATCGCAAGAAAATATTAGTGCGGGTGCTAAGTGGTGGGCAACCATAAACGTAATTTTTGATAACGGCACAGCAAACTCTGAACCCGATCCAACAACACGTGACTACGATTTGGTAATACAAAATGTATCTTATGAAAACGATGATTTTACCGATAGAGGCCCAACAAACCCAAGCGGTAGTCAATATTGGTATTTTGCGAGAGAAAAAACAGGAATAGACCCTGTTACCAATTTAAAACCCTTAAAGTTTTTTGAAATTTATATCGATGGCGTCTTGTATAAATTTGCTGTGCGTTATAAGTTTTTTACCGCAAGTTCTGGAACAAAATCAGATAAAGTGCATCTTAAGTTTATTCCTTTAGATAATATTAAAATGCCGTATTTTGACCATTCTTTAAAGAAATTTATTGATTGTACTAAAGATTATATTCAGTACATCGATTTACCTGAGACGGCAGATGAAATTATACTAGCACATCAAAAAGTTGCTTTAGATGATCTTTGGATAAAATCTATTTCTGCTGGTTATGAAGTTTATCTAGGTTCGATGACCCTTAGAAACGACTACTTTTATACAACCATAGACAATACAGCGCCAGATGCTTTAACGAATTTATCCGGTGTAAATCAATCGGGTGAGGCCGTGTTAAATTGGGATGCTTCAACAAATCCTGCCTTAGATACCTCCACCTTGTATCGTTCTGAAAACGGAGGTCCTTACAGCGTCATTGCATCCGATTTAAGAACAAATACCTATACCGATAATACGGTTTCTAATCAAAATTACAGCTATTACGTAACGGCTACCGATCGTTCGTATCAAGAATCTATGGCGTCAAATATTGTTAATGTGAATTTTTCATCTTCATCACTAGTTTCAACAACGTTTACAACAGTTGACGATGCACATGTAAGAATTGGATCTAATGCTGGCGACAATTATGGTTCAACAGGTAATATGCAATTACGTGAAACTACCAATATCGATGGAACAAGACAAGCCTTTTTAAAGTTTGATTTATCAAGTATCGACAATGTTGTGTCTGCCGTGCTTCGTCTTAGAAATACAGGGGCGAATACAGGTACGGTCGATTTAAATCGTGTAGCAAATGATTCTTGGTTTGAAAACACCATTACTTGGAACAATCAGCCTGACATTGGCGATAAAATAGGAACCTACCAATTCGATGCCATTGGTAATTTCGATATGGATGTTACTACCTATGTGAATTTAGAAATTCAAGGTGATAAAATAGTGAGTTTCGCTTTAAATAATGCCAGTGCTTTTATGACTGTTTCTAGCAAGGATAGTACTACCGATCCTGCGCCGCAACTCATTGTTGTTTACAATCAAGGTACAACTTTAGCTGTTAAAGAATTTAGTGAAAGCGATATTGTTGTTTACCCTAATCCTACAAGTTCGAAAGTAAATTTCACTATTAAAAACCCAGATTTAAAAACAGGAACTGTTGAGGTTTTCGATAGTTTGGGCAGACTGGTACAACAATCTCGAATTTTAAACTCAAACATGAGCTTGGAATTAAATGGATTGCCAGGAATTTACTTTGTTAAAATTAAAAATGGAGTTAGAATTCTAACTAAAAGGGTAATTAAACAATAG
- a CDS encoding sugar phosphate isomerase/epimerase family protein — protein sequence MKLFKILLFALCLILNYSCKLKHIEEKPDSYFFKKNNLIPWSIVGFDVKERTPKERIEMLKRLGFNRYAYGNRPKHIPTMEEEWELAKANHIKIDAVWLYINLRKDQPNNLKADSEAVFENLKKVGLQTQIWIGFEPTYFENLSEEASLEQAVAMVSYLSKRAYALGCKIALYNHGGWFGKPENQLKIIKALPNENLGVVFNFHHAHDELGAYSKDIQMLLPYLWCVNLNGIKANGPKIISIGKGDLEKEMIEQLLDLNYKGPFGILGHVKGGDPELILQENFVGLQSLFPHKN from the coding sequence ATGAAATTATTTAAAATCTTACTATTTGCTTTATGTTTAATACTAAATTACTCATGTAAATTAAAGCACATAGAAGAAAAACCAGATAGCTATTTTTTTAAAAAGAACAATCTCATTCCGTGGTCTATTGTTGGTTTCGATGTAAAAGAACGCACACCCAAAGAGCGTATTGAAATGTTAAAACGTTTGGGTTTTAACCGCTATGCTTATGGCAACCGACCTAAACATATACCAACCATGGAAGAAGAGTGGGAACTGGCAAAGGCTAACCATATTAAAATTGATGCTGTTTGGTTGTATATTAATTTAAGAAAAGACCAACCAAATAACCTAAAAGCAGATAGTGAAGCTGTTTTTGAAAATTTAAAAAAAGTAGGTTTGCAAACTCAAATTTGGATTGGCTTTGAACCCACATATTTTGAAAATTTATCTGAAGAAGCTTCGCTAGAACAAGCCGTGGCTATGGTTTCGTATTTATCGAAAAGAGCTTATGCATTAGGTTGTAAAATAGCACTGTATAATCATGGTGGTTGGTTTGGAAAGCCAGAAAATCAATTAAAAATAATAAAAGCACTTCCTAACGAAAATTTAGGTGTTGTTTTTAATTTTCATCATGCGCATGATGAGTTAGGTGCGTATTCAAAAGACATACAAATGCTCCTGCCATATTTGTGGTGTGTAAATTTAAATGGAATAAAAGCTAATGGTCCAAAAATTATCTCTATTGGAAAAGGTGATTTAGAAAAAGAGATGATTGAGCAGTTATTAGATTTAAATTATAAAGGCCCTTTTGGTATTCTTGGACACGTTAAAGGAGGCGATCCAGAACTTATTTTACAAGAAAATTTTGTAGGTCTTCAAAGCTTGTTTCCTCATAAAAACTGA
- a CDS encoding Calx-beta domain-containing protein, giving the protein MRHRIFYSIIFFAALVITACQKDDNDTSGIGKVSFALDKLVEVENATLPLGINIGIDSFNHAGGTVDIEISGATYGTDYTTSTGSASFTIEVGAQNLVSSFSISPVDDEIIESNKVLTITLTNASGNLELGDKTTLTLTLLDNDDPLIALVGFEKATETIDENATTATTITIPFDQESTDGGIISISSTGDAVFGTDYTITGQTAANFDLTVPAGASSISFDIQAVDNTVFEADKLVTFSIAGVTGGLSLGVITETVVTITNDDLPPNPVVEFASATSSFSEGDGAVTLNLTFTSPTTEAATISVSASGDATIGSDYTFNGNAVSPYIVNVPAGVSSITLPINIIDDTDIESDETIVLDLAATTGGLDLGVNILQHTVTIVENDFSAPFNYSETFETITNIDDAGFQTVLVTQDLPAGNVTKHNNKAATYADVNDVSATSDNGMQIFYNTSSDGEGIIDNMVITPVLEATGSIDVSFDVSYVTGLAKNTAEVTLYWSDTYTGSGSFVASEWNALENITASSLDTEGVSRTGWSRRAHNITTTANFYLAIRIKQTMNATNNVVQWRFDNIKASKQ; this is encoded by the coding sequence ATGAGACATAGAATTTTTTATTCAATCATTTTTTTTGCTGCTTTAGTTATCACAGCTTGTCAAAAAGATGATAACGATACATCTGGAATAGGTAAAGTAAGTTTTGCCTTAGATAAATTGGTTGAAGTTGAAAATGCCACATTACCACTAGGTATTAATATAGGTATAGATAGTTTCAATCATGCTGGCGGAACTGTTGATATAGAAATATCTGGGGCAACTTATGGAACAGATTATACAACTAGTACTGGATCGGCTTCATTTACTATAGAAGTTGGTGCGCAAAATTTAGTATCTTCTTTCTCGATATCACCAGTAGATGATGAAATTATTGAATCGAATAAAGTTTTAACCATTACCTTAACAAACGCATCAGGTAATTTAGAACTAGGAGATAAAACAACTTTAACGTTAACCTTGTTAGATAACGACGATCCGTTAATTGCTCTGGTAGGTTTCGAAAAAGCAACCGAAACCATAGACGAAAATGCAACTACTGCTACAACCATTACCATTCCTTTCGATCAAGAATCTACAGATGGTGGTATTATTAGCATTAGCTCAACGGGTGATGCTGTTTTTGGAACCGATTATACAATTACAGGACAAACTGCTGCTAATTTCGATTTAACTGTACCTGCTGGTGCAAGTTCAATTAGTTTCGATATACAAGCTGTAGATAATACTGTTTTTGAAGCCGATAAATTAGTGACTTTTTCAATAGCCGGTGTTACAGGAGGGTTGTCTTTAGGTGTTATAACAGAGACTGTTGTAACTATAACTAACGACGATCTTCCTCCAAACCCTGTCGTAGAATTCGCCTCTGCAACATCTTCTTTTAGCGAAGGAGATGGTGCGGTAACACTAAATTTAACTTTTACTAGCCCAACTACCGAAGCGGCCACGATTAGTGTTTCAGCATCTGGTGATGCCACTATTGGATCTGATTATACCTTTAATGGTAATGCAGTATCTCCATATATTGTAAATGTGCCAGCAGGTGTGTCTTCAATAACATTACCAATTAATATTATTGATGATACCGATATTGAATCTGATGAAACAATTGTTTTAGATTTAGCTGCAACAACAGGCGGTTTAGATTTAGGTGTTAATATTTTACAACATACCGTTACAATTGTAGAAAACGATTTTAGTGCGCCATTTAATTATTCCGAAACATTTGAAACCATTACAAATATTGACGATGCTGGTTTTCAAACGGTTTTAGTAACTCAAGACCTCCCGGCAGGCAACGTAACAAAACATAATAATAAGGCTGCAACCTATGCAGATGTAAATGATGTTTCTGCGACTTCAGATAATGGAATGCAAATCTTTTATAATACGTCTTCAGATGGAGAAGGTATTATAGATAATATGGTTATAACTCCTGTGCTTGAAGCCACAGGTAGTATCGATGTGTCTTTTGATGTGTCTTATGTAACCGGTTTAGCCAAAAATACTGCCGAAGTAACCCTTTATTGGTCAGATACCTACACTGGTTCTGGTAGTTTTGTAGCATCAGAATGGAATGCTTTGGAAAATATTACTGCAAGTTCTTTAGACACAGAGGGTGTTTCGCGTACAGGGTGGTCTCGTAGAGCACACAATATCACTACAACGGCTAATTTTTATTTAGCTATTCGCATCAAGCAAACAATGAATGCTACAAATAATGTAGTACAATGGCGTTTTGATAATATTAAGGCGTCTAAACAATAA
- a CDS encoding cellulase family glycosylhydrolase — MKHTTFSVFISLACFVMYTAIAQISPQDMVNKMGRGINMGNVMSAPVEGNWAPAFTESYFQDIALAGFKTVRIPIDFFGNRTSGDTSIYSKNEGSFASYTGTAADYVVSSAYLDRVEQVINWGLNQNLVVILDFHGSTLKNEFIETFNLSKAPDLYTYPNSAKRAADNEKFRAIWTQIANRFKDYTYDLVFEVINEPFFNITDIEMDVINTDIINIIRNTGSNNNDRNIIITGGSKNSFEAPLQIGNSVLSLDDNLIATFHYYWPRAFTASASQQHSDYDWGDATDKAEIDTNFGAVKTWSQNNNIPVLVGEFGADNEGGYNYSTKTYGAYGGPEQASRVEYHRYLAEKSIALGFSFTAWDAGDEAGKTIYKVTDRTWVEDVKNALLGISGNCTSSGIIENADIECGYNNSWALIVQGTSAATYSNANSLNSRNNTTSMEVNVTAAGANNSVIIENTEVVDATLSGNSYTFSGFAKASGTNQSMRIRLRVEDNLGNVTYPGKNITLSNLNYTPWTFDYTVPANTASLKFQVLCGGATGSYYLDDFNVQEKTLSLRSKKQNHITLFPNPAMDVVNINSKEKINNIALFDYQGKQVRTYKPELKQLNLQYITPGLYILRLNLNDNTLISKKLSINL, encoded by the coding sequence ATGAAACACACAACATTTTCTGTATTTATTAGTTTAGCATGCTTTGTTATGTATACTGCTATAGCTCAGATTTCGCCACAAGATATGGTGAATAAAATGGGACGCGGTATTAATATGGGAAATGTTATGAGTGCTCCCGTGGAGGGAAATTGGGCGCCTGCATTTACTGAAAGCTATTTTCAAGATATTGCATTAGCTGGATTTAAAACAGTACGAATTCCTATCGATTTTTTCGGAAATCGCACATCTGGCGACACCTCCATATACTCAAAAAACGAAGGCTCTTTTGCTTCTTACACTGGTACAGCAGCAGATTATGTAGTGAGTTCTGCTTATTTAGATCGTGTTGAACAAGTCATTAACTGGGGTTTAAACCAAAATTTAGTGGTTATTCTCGATTTTCATGGTAGTACGTTAAAAAATGAATTCATTGAGACTTTTAATCTGTCTAAAGCGCCAGATTTATATACGTATCCGAATTCGGCTAAAAGAGCAGCCGACAACGAAAAATTCAGAGCGATCTGGACACAAATTGCTAACAGATTTAAAGACTATACCTACGATTTAGTATTTGAAGTCATTAATGAACCTTTTTTTAATATTACCGATATTGAAATGGATGTAATTAATACCGACATTATAAATATTATTAGAAATACCGGAAGTAATAATAATGATAGAAACATCATTATTACAGGTGGTAGTAAAAATTCTTTTGAAGCGCCGCTACAAATTGGTAACAGTGTGTTGAGTTTAGATGATAACTTAATAGCAACATTTCATTACTATTGGCCTCGTGCATTTACTGCTTCGGCAAGTCAGCAACACAGCGATTACGATTGGGGCGATGCCACCGATAAAGCAGAAATAGACACGAATTTTGGAGCCGTTAAAACCTGGTCACAAAACAATAATATACCTGTTTTAGTTGGTGAGTTTGGTGCAGATAACGAAGGAGGTTATAATTATAGTACTAAAACCTATGGCGCTTATGGCGGTCCAGAGCAAGCTTCAAGAGTTGAATATCACAGATATCTTGCCGAAAAATCCATTGCTTTAGGCTTCTCTTTTACTGCCTGGGATGCTGGAGATGAAGCGGGTAAAACTATTTATAAAGTAACCGACAGAACTTGGGTTGAAGATGTTAAAAATGCGCTATTGGGTATTTCTGGTAATTGTACAAGCTCTGGTATTATAGAAAATGCCGATATTGAATGTGGTTATAATAATTCTTGGGCATTAATAGTTCAAGGAACTTCTGCTGCAACTTATAGTAACGCCAATAGTTTAAATAGTCGAAACAATACGACATCTATGGAGGTTAATGTAACCGCTGCTGGTGCAAATAACAGTGTCATTATAGAAAATACCGAGGTTGTTGATGCTACACTATCTGGTAATTCTTATACCTTTTCTGGGTTTGCTAAAGCTTCGGGTACAAATCAATCCATGCGGATTAGACTTCGTGTGGAAGATAATTTAGGTAATGTTACCTATCCTGGAAAAAATATTACGTTAAGTAATTTAAATTATACGCCATGGACTTTTGATTATACTGTCCCAGCTAATACAGCTTCCTTAAAATTTCAAGTTTTGTGCGGTGGCGCAACGGGAAGTTATTATTTAGACGATTTTAATGTTCAGGAAAAAACATTATCGTTGCGTAGCAAGAAACAAAACCATATTACTCTGTTTCCTAATCCAGCCATGGATGTGGTCAATATTAATTCTAAAGAAAAAATAAACAATATAGCCTTATTTGATTACCAAGGCAAACAAGTAAGGACTTATAAACCAGAACTTAAACAATTAAATTTACAATATATAACGCCTGGTCTGTATATTTTAAGACTTAACCTAAATGATAACACTTTGATAAGCAAGAAATTATCGATAAATTTATAA
- a CDS encoding T9SS type A sorting domain-containing protein, producing MRKFYTLFLLAVLPILGFSQTFDFTNADGGWTGVQSSLTLNPTSITLDFVTNQAPKLRHATAGVTNPVTNGVIAITLKNNSSVNEIRFVYEKLATGSGTAGVVIPITPNTNYYKTYVIDLSGDAEWDNNAAGGTQNALDFAFREPGGANGNVNVDSDGSIEIDKVEFIPNRPEKTVYTFDNDGDPEGWSDLVDATTSVSGGSLIVTPTAGAIGKVTNSTFSVNATNNAYMHIVYKNLSPTNNQLRIQFRSTFDNYTSFNGATITISQSMAGFETLDIDLQTLKPTEWTGNAQDLQVALRNSANAGNVANADGNLEISQIVFDNNITLSTNRQELNASNFSFYPNPANNVVYFKGNSQITKAAIYDITGKQVFETSRISNNSLDISKLKSGLYLLSVTDKNDIY from the coding sequence ATGAGAAAATTTTACACTTTATTCTTATTAGCGGTATTACCTATTTTAGGTTTTTCGCAAACATTTGATTTTACAAATGCCGATGGTGGTTGGACAGGAGTACAAAGTTCCTTAACACTAAATCCAACAAGTATAACATTAGATTTTGTAACAAATCAAGCTCCTAAATTAAGACACGCAACTGCAGGTGTTACAAATCCAGTTACTAATGGCGTTATTGCTATTACTTTAAAAAATAATTCCTCTGTAAATGAGATTAGATTTGTATATGAAAAACTTGCAACTGGAAGTGGCACGGCAGGTGTAGTTATACCTATTACTCCAAATACCAATTACTATAAAACCTATGTTATAGATTTATCTGGCGACGCAGAATGGGATAATAATGCCGCTGGTGGTACTCAAAATGCTTTAGATTTTGCTTTTAGAGAGCCAGGTGGTGCAAATGGTAATGTAAATGTTGATTCTGATGGTTCAATTGAAATTGACAAAGTTGAATTTATACCAAACAGACCAGAAAAAACCGTGTACACGTTTGATAACGATGGCGATCCAGAAGGTTGGTCCGATTTAGTTGATGCTACAACATCTGTTTCTGGAGGTTCTTTAATAGTTACTCCTACAGCTGGGGCTATAGGTAAAGTTACAAACTCAACGTTTTCGGTAAATGCAACTAATAATGCTTACATGCATATCGTTTACAAAAACTTGTCACCAACTAATAATCAATTAAGAATTCAATTCAGATCTACATTCGATAATTACACTTCATTTAATGGAGCCACCATTACCATTAGCCAAAGTATGGCTGGTTTTGAAACGTTGGATATTGATTTGCAAACACTAAAGCCAACTGAATGGACTGGAAATGCACAAGATTTACAAGTTGCTTTAAGAAATTCAGCTAATGCTGGTAATGTTGCGAATGCAGATGGTAATTTAGAAATTTCTCAAATTGTTTTTGACAACAACATTACTTTAAGCACAAATAGACAAGAGTTAAATGCATCTAATTTTTCATTCTACCCAAATCCAGCAAATAATGTAGTATATTTTAAAGGAAATAGTCAAATTACAAAAGCGGCTATTTACGATATTACTGGAAAACAAGTTTTTGAAACTTCAAGAATCTCAAATAACTCTTTAGATATTAGTAAATTAAAATCTGGATTATACCTTTTAAGTGTAACAGATAAAAATGATATCTACTAA
- a CDS encoding solute:sodium symporter family transporter has translation MIGILSFVGFTLLVAIISYFATRTTDETSSDGYFLGGRSLTGVVIAGSLLLTNLSTEQIVGLNGSAYKEGILVMAWETLAAIAMVVTAIFLLPRYLKGGIATIPSFLQKRYNKTTKALTSGLFLTGYVVVLLPIVLYSGALAINAMFNVPELLGVTKNEALWISVFAIGIIGSIYAIFGGLKAVAVSDTINAIGLLIGGLMIPYFGLKEIGNGNISEGIATLMASNPEKFDSIGAPDSSIPFATIFTGMMLVQLFYWGTNQAIIQRALGAKNLKEGQKGLLLASFIKILGPLMVVLPGIIAYHIFQGNLQNPDEAYPQLVTKVLPLSLVGFFAAVLFGAILSSFNSALNSSVTLFGIDIYKEFFNKNASEKDTVKAGKRFGVFLAFLSMFVAPFIANAPDGLFGYLQQVNGCHSIPILTIIVVGYLTKRVPAIAANIAIISGAVLYLIYFILDSFVFKGENVFPHYLHVMAILFVANIIIMLIIGKLKPRETPFELEFTNEVDITPWRFSKIVGLVIVFIVILIYILFS, from the coding sequence ATGATAGGAATATTGTCGTTTGTTGGCTTTACATTACTTGTAGCCATTATTTCGTATTTCGCCACAAGAACTACAGATGAAACTAGTAGTGATGGCTATTTTTTAGGAGGCCGAAGTTTAACAGGTGTTGTTATTGCAGGCTCGTTATTACTTACTAATTTATCTACCGAACAAATTGTGGGGCTAAATGGTTCGGCATATAAAGAGGGGATTTTAGTTATGGCCTGGGAAACTCTGGCAGCTATTGCCATGGTTGTAACCGCCATATTTTTATTACCACGTTATTTAAAAGGTGGTATTGCTACTATTCCATCATTCTTACAAAAACGTTATAACAAAACGACTAAAGCCTTAACCTCCGGACTTTTCCTTACGGGATATGTGGTGGTTTTACTTCCTATTGTACTTTATTCTGGTGCTTTAGCCATAAATGCTATGTTTAATGTTCCAGAATTATTGGGTGTTACAAAAAATGAAGCCTTATGGATTTCTGTTTTTGCTATTGGTATTATAGGTTCTATCTATGCTATTTTTGGAGGATTAAAAGCGGTTGCAGTTTCAGATACTATTAATGCTATTGGTCTATTAATAGGTGGTTTAATGATTCCATATTTTGGTTTAAAGGAAATAGGAAATGGTAATATTAGTGAAGGTATTGCTACTTTAATGGCATCAAACCCAGAAAAATTTGATTCTATTGGGGCTCCCGATTCATCGATTCCGTTTGCAACTATTTTTACAGGGATGATGCTTGTTCAATTATTTTACTGGGGAACCAATCAAGCGATTATTCAAAGAGCATTGGGTGCTAAAAATTTAAAAGAAGGTCAAAAAGGCTTGTTATTGGCTTCTTTCATAAAAATATTAGGACCATTAATGGTTGTTTTACCAGGTATTATTGCGTATCATATTTTTCAAGGAAATTTACAAAATCCAGACGAAGCCTATCCGCAATTAGTTACCAAAGTATTACCATTATCGTTGGTAGGTTTTTTTGCAGCCGTTTTATTTGGAGCTATTTTAAGCTCGTTTAATAGTGCGTTAAACAGTTCTGTGACACTTTTTGGAATCGATATTTACAAAGAATTTTTTAATAAAAATGCTTCAGAAAAAGATACGGTTAAAGCAGGTAAACGTTTTGGCGTGTTCTTGGCTTTTCTATCTATGTTTGTTGCACCGTTTATAGCAAATGCTCCAGATGGATTGTTTGGTTATTTACAACAGGTAAACGGGTGTCATAGTATTCCAATTTTAACTATTATAGTAGTTGGCTACTTAACCAAACGGGTTCCGGCAATTGCAGCTAATATTGCTATTATTTCTGGGGCTGTACTATATTTAATTTATTTTATACTAGATAGTTTTGTTTTTAAAGGCGAAAATGTGTTCCCACATTACTTGCACGTAATGGCCATTCTTTTTGTAGCAAATATTATTATTATGCTTATTATAGGAAAACTAAAACCTCGCGAAACTCCTTTCGAGTTGGAATTTACAAACGAAGTAGATATTACGCCTTGGCGTTTTTCTAAGATTGTAGGTTTGGTTATTGTTTTTATAGTAATACTTATCTATATACTATTTTCTTGA
- a CDS encoding YceI family protein translates to MRTYKTIFLKKATLAVFILFINFSVQAQEFILNNQESQLKIYGTSSLHDWHEDAEKQSGKIKFENLESGKIETLAIEVDAESLKSGKTAMDKNTYKALKTNDFKKIKFQLTSVKSLTSKGQGVYAVNAMGDLTVAGTKNNIPIDFNLSIKDGKVTIVGEKKIKMTDYKVDPPKALFGTITTGDDLTIKFTTIFK, encoded by the coding sequence ATGAGAACGTATAAAACCATATTCTTAAAAAAAGCAACTTTAGCCGTATTTATATTATTTATAAACTTTTCGGTTCAGGCGCAAGAGTTCATTTTAAACAATCAAGAGTCTCAATTAAAAATTTATGGGACCTCAAGCTTACACGATTGGCATGAAGATGCAGAAAAGCAATCGGGTAAAATAAAGTTTGAAAATTTAGAATCGGGTAAAATTGAAACGTTAGCCATCGAAGTTGATGCAGAAAGTTTAAAAAGTGGAAAAACCGCCATGGATAAGAACACTTATAAAGCCTTAAAAACTAATGATTTCAAAAAAATAAAATTTCAATTAACCTCGGTAAAAAGTTTAACAAGCAAAGGTCAAGGCGTTTATGCTGTAAATGCGATGGGAGATTTAACTGTAGCTGGTACTAAAAATAATATTCCTATAGATTTTAACTTATCAATTAAAGATGGTAAAGTAACCATAGTGGGAGAAAAGAAAATTAAAATGACCGATTATAAGGTCGATCCTCCAAAAGCATTATTTGGTACCATAACAACAGGAGATGACTTAACTATAAAATTTACAACCATATTTAAATAA